One Acidimicrobiia bacterium genomic region harbors:
- a CDS encoding histidine phosphatase family protein has protein sequence MSAKWPFSATVKRVTRLLLVRHGESEWNALGKWQGQANPPLTDKGRRQAQQAAGVLGAFDAIVASTLQRAAETAAIISEAMGVGPVLVEEDLQERSAGPWQGLTRVEIEQGWPGALESGHRPEGYELDEQVLARAHGALLRVVEATAGADEVLVVTHGGVIYAVEGGAAIPMVRIPNLGGRWVEVTDGELRLGDRVDLVGDGTVPDLL, from the coding sequence ATCTCTGCGAAGTGGCCGTTTTCGGCTACCGTCAAGCGGGTGACTCGACTGCTGTTAGTGCGCCATGGTGAATCTGAGTGGAATGCGTTGGGTAAGTGGCAGGGCCAGGCTAACCCGCCCTTGACTGATAAGGGTCGCCGTCAGGCGCAACAGGCGGCTGGGGTATTGGGGGCGTTTGATGCCATTGTGGCGTCGACTTTGCAGCGGGCGGCCGAAACGGCAGCCATTATTTCTGAAGCCATGGGGGTGGGCCCGGTGTTGGTGGAAGAAGATTTACAAGAGCGTTCCGCCGGGCCGTGGCAGGGGTTGACCCGGGTGGAGATCGAACAGGGTTGGCCAGGGGCGTTGGAGAGCGGCCATCGCCCGGAGGGTTACGAGTTGGATGAACAAGTTTTAGCGCGGGCCCACGGGGCGTTGTTGCGGGTGGTGGAGGCCACGGCGGGGGCCGATGAGGTACTGGTGGTTACTCACGGCGGGGTGATTTATGCCGTGGAGGGCGGGGCGGCTATCCCGATGGTGCGTATCCCTAATTTGGGGGGCCGCTGGGTTGAGGTAACCGACGGCGAGTTACGTCTCGGTGATCGGGTTGATTTGGTGGGCGACGGCACGGTCCCCGACTTGCTCTGA
- a CDS encoding MoaD/ThiS family protein translates to MAVLRLFASIRVAAGTGTADFDGATVEEIITAATQRFGPDFAQQLPNCKLWLNGHATQPDAPVTATDEVALLPPVSGGR, encoded by the coding sequence ATGGCAGTATTGCGACTCTTCGCCTCTATACGGGTAGCGGCCGGCACCGGCACGGCAGACTTTGACGGCGCCACAGTAGAAGAAATCATCACGGCGGCCACCCAACGCTTCGGCCCAGACTTCGCCCAGCAGCTCCCCAACTGTAAACTCTGGTTAAATGGCCACGCCACCCAACCCGACGCCCCGGTCACTGCCACCGACGAAGTGGCCTTACTGCCTCCCGTTTCAGGAGGCCGCTAA
- a CDS encoding YaaA family protein, which yields MASPLILLPPSEGKAPGGDGPAWEKAEQSFDELLKPRRQVLAALRKAMKENEAARTKLLGVKGERVAEATAANLVAHKAATLPAIERYTGVLYDALDYSSLPAGLRKRVDKQVVIFSGLWGAVRPKDALPDYKLKMGAKLPGFGPPARFWKPLLTAALAGPAAGCVWDLLPNEHSAAWDSSVAGSRIRVRFVDDVEKDGERKLVTVAHWNKLLKGALVRYVVETQLTDPAGLADFTHPEGYVYAPELTQISGPLTEVSLVAVR from the coding sequence ATGGCTTCTCCGTTGATCCTCTTGCCTCCCTCTGAGGGAAAAGCCCCGGGAGGCGATGGGCCGGCGTGGGAGAAAGCCGAGCAGTCTTTTGACGAGTTATTGAAACCGCGGCGGCAGGTGTTGGCGGCGCTGCGTAAAGCTATGAAAGAAAACGAAGCGGCCCGCACCAAATTGTTGGGGGTTAAGGGCGAGCGGGTAGCGGAGGCCACGGCGGCTAATTTGGTGGCGCATAAGGCGGCGACCTTGCCGGCTATCGAACGCTATACCGGGGTGTTGTATGACGCTTTAGATTATTCGTCGTTGCCGGCTGGGTTGCGCAAACGGGTAGATAAGCAGGTAGTGATTTTTTCTGGCCTGTGGGGGGCGGTGCGGCCTAAAGATGCGTTACCGGATTACAAACTGAAGATGGGCGCCAAACTGCCAGGGTTTGGCCCGCCGGCTCGTTTTTGGAAGCCCTTGTTGACGGCGGCGTTGGCCGGCCCAGCAGCGGGTTGTGTGTGGGATTTGTTACCCAACGAGCATTCGGCGGCCTGGGATTCGTCGGTGGCTGGCTCTCGCATTCGGGTGCGTTTCGTAGATGATGTAGAAAAAGACGGTGAACGCAAACTGGTGACGGTGGCCCATTGGAACAAACTACTCAAGGGCGCTTTGGTGCGTTACGTGGTGGAAACCCAACTCACCGACCCGGCCGGGCTAGCGGATTTCACCCACCCCGAGGGCTACGTCTACGCCCCCGAACTGACCCAAATCTCTGGCCCCCTCACCGAAGTCAGCTTGGTAGCAGTGCGGTAG
- a CDS encoding pyrroline-5-carboxylate reductase — protein MNTRLQIIGGGNMGEALLGGLAATGWASNETLHVVELDADRRQVLATAHPGLSVGSEPLTGVDALIAVKPHIVPAVCATLASAEASRALSIAAGVTLATLEAGLAPGTAVVRAMPNTPSLVGLGAAAIAAGTNASNDDLNWATSILSSVGTVVVVDETDLDAVTGLSGSGPAYVFLLAEALMAAAQAEGLSAPIAKELTQQTLLGAATLLATSEDNAATLRQNVTSKGGTTAAGLAVFEEAGFGDLIQQVVSAAAQRARELGAT, from the coding sequence ATGAACACAAGACTGCAGATCATCGGCGGAGGCAACATGGGAGAAGCCCTGCTGGGCGGCCTCGCCGCCACCGGATGGGCCAGCAACGAAACCCTGCACGTGGTTGAACTCGACGCCGACCGCCGCCAAGTCTTGGCCACCGCCCACCCCGGACTCTCCGTTGGAAGCGAACCCCTCACCGGCGTCGACGCCCTCATCGCCGTAAAACCCCACATCGTGCCCGCCGTCTGCGCCACCCTGGCCAGCGCAGAGGCAAGCCGCGCCCTGTCCATCGCTGCCGGGGTCACCCTGGCCACCCTTGAAGCCGGCCTGGCCCCCGGCACCGCCGTAGTGCGAGCCATGCCCAACACTCCCTCCTTGGTCGGCCTGGGCGCGGCGGCCATCGCCGCCGGCACTAACGCCAGCAACGATGACCTCAACTGGGCCACCAGCATCTTGAGCTCCGTAGGCACCGTGGTAGTGGTCGACGAAACCGACCTCGACGCCGTTACCGGGCTGTCGGGCTCCGGCCCGGCCTACGTATTCCTGCTCGCCGAAGCACTCATGGCCGCCGCCCAAGCCGAAGGGCTCAGCGCCCCCATAGCCAAAGAACTCACCCAACAAACCCTGCTGGGCGCCGCCACCCTGCTAGCCACCAGCGAAGACAACGCCGCCACCCTCCGCCAAAACGTGACCTCCAAAGGCGGCACCACCGCCGCCGGCCTCGCCGTGTTCGAAGAAGCCGGCTTCGGTGACCTGATTCAACAAGTAGTAAGCGCCGCCGCCCAACGCGCCCGAGAACTCGGCGCCACCTGA
- a CDS encoding glycosyltransferase family 1 protein has product MHRLAVLSLHTSPLIQPGSGDGGGMNVYVRELVSALAQTGRQSTVFVRRVAADLPEVVEVEPGFRVVHITAGAFDLAKEDLPEIVDEFADRVADWIRNHGEFDGLLANYWLSGVAGHRLKHELDLPLTTVFHTLARVKAETGDHEPPGRMEAETAVIQCSDVILANSEEEVNQLVSLYGANPARIEVVPPGVDHAFFSPGHQGGARDAIGLGPDPVLLFVGRIQPLKGIDVAIETLAQLTSHPTARLIIVGGASGQDGPATEKEIRNLVAHRGLTDRVLFVPPQPHHLLSTWYRAADVLIMPSRSESFGLVALEAAACGVPVVAADVGGLRTLVDPGRTGFLIESRDPADYAHAVSVLLDDPGLATEMAAQAAEHSWSYTWSATARRLRNVCDERSTRALVDCN; this is encoded by the coding sequence ATGCACCGCTTAGCCGTACTTTCTCTCCACACGTCGCCGCTCATTCAACCCGGCTCCGGAGACGGCGGCGGCATGAACGTCTACGTGCGAGAACTCGTCTCCGCCCTCGCCCAAACCGGCCGGCAATCCACCGTATTCGTACGCCGAGTAGCCGCCGACTTACCCGAAGTAGTCGAAGTAGAACCCGGCTTTCGTGTGGTGCACATAACGGCCGGCGCCTTCGACCTCGCCAAAGAAGACCTCCCCGAGATCGTTGATGAGTTTGCCGACCGAGTAGCCGACTGGATACGCAACCACGGCGAATTCGACGGACTGCTGGCCAACTACTGGCTCAGCGGCGTCGCCGGCCATCGCCTCAAACACGAACTCGACCTGCCGTTAACCACGGTGTTCCACACCCTGGCTCGCGTAAAAGCCGAAACCGGCGACCACGAGCCCCCCGGCCGCATGGAAGCCGAAACCGCGGTCATTCAATGCTCCGACGTCATCTTGGCCAACAGCGAAGAAGAAGTAAACCAACTGGTTTCGCTTTACGGCGCCAACCCAGCCCGGATAGAAGTAGTGCCCCCCGGCGTAGACCACGCCTTTTTCTCCCCCGGACACCAAGGCGGCGCCCGAGACGCCATCGGCCTCGGCCCCGACCCGGTACTACTTTTCGTCGGGCGCATCCAACCTCTCAAAGGGATCGACGTGGCCATCGAAACCCTGGCCCAACTAACCAGCCACCCCACTGCTCGCCTAATTATTGTGGGCGGAGCCAGCGGCCAAGACGGCCCAGCCACCGAAAAAGAAATACGCAACCTGGTGGCCCACCGCGGCCTCACCGACCGAGTGCTGTTCGTGCCGCCCCAACCCCACCACCTGCTGTCTACCTGGTATCGAGCAGCCGATGTGTTAATTATGCCCAGCCGCTCCGAATCCTTTGGCCTGGTAGCCCTTGAAGCAGCAGCCTGCGGGGTTCCCGTAGTGGCCGCCGACGTCGGCGGCTTGCGCACCCTGGTAGACCCCGGCCGCACCGGGTTTCTCATAGAAAGCCGTGACCCCGCCGACTACGCCCATGCGGTATCCGTGCTACTCGATGACCCTGGGTTAGCTACCGAAATGGCTGCCCAAGCCGCCGAACATTCGTGGTCCTACACCTGGTCGGCTACCGCCCGTCGGTTACGCAATGTTTGTGACGAGCGGTCCACCCGAGCGCTGGTTGACTGCAACTAA